From Methylopila sp. M107, a single genomic window includes:
- a CDS encoding TetR/AcrR family transcriptional regulator — protein sequence MSITEDERATKSPDGVVVEAPRPRGRPKAMSDDQRRAEIIAAARALFVEGGYGAMTTDAVAARCRISKRAIYEHFADKADLFGAIVAAHNIEMIALPLEDDGLSLADALARIFRVDIDRESDQSRKSFLRAAMDQSQYPELPMLVVTRGIEPSRRALAGWIEARAALGELNAPDPEKAARVLMDMMFGAQIFRPGSREDWPNEQARAAHQRYTIGVFLEGFRPR from the coding sequence ATGTCAATCACCGAAGACGAGCGAGCGACGAAAAGCCCGGACGGTGTCGTGGTGGAAGCGCCGCGTCCGCGCGGCCGTCCGAAGGCGATGTCCGACGACCAGCGCCGCGCCGAGATCATCGCGGCCGCCAGGGCCCTGTTCGTCGAGGGCGGCTATGGCGCGATGACGACCGATGCGGTCGCGGCCCGCTGCCGGATCTCGAAGCGGGCGATCTACGAGCATTTCGCCGACAAGGCGGACCTGTTCGGCGCGATCGTCGCCGCGCACAACATCGAGATGATCGCGCTGCCTCTGGAGGACGACGGGCTTTCGCTCGCAGACGCCCTGGCGAGAATCTTCCGGGTCGACATCGATCGGGAAAGCGACCAGAGCCGGAAGAGCTTCCTCAGGGCCGCGATGGACCAGTCGCAATATCCGGAGCTGCCCATGCTCGTCGTCACGCGCGGCATCGAGCCGTCGCGGCGGGCTCTGGCCGGCTGGATCGAGGCGCGCGCCGCACTTGGCGAGCTGAACGCGCCGGACCCGGAAAAGGCCGCCCGCGTGTTGATGGACATGATGTTCGGCGCTCAGATCTTCCGCCCGGGCAGTCGGGAAGACTGGCCGAACGAACAGGCGAGGGCGGCGCACCAGCGCTACACGATCGGCGTCTTCCTCGAGGGTTTTCGTCCTCGCTGA
- a CDS encoding (2Fe-2S)-binding protein — MISINVNGENRQVDAPEDMPLLWALRDVLGMTGTKFGCGVAQCGACTVHVDGQAVRSCVLPIGSLDGAKVTTIEAVGDSDSGKKVQQAWLDVEVVQCGYCQSGQIMSAAALIAHTPNPTDADIDQAMSGNICRCGTYARIRQAIKQAATGEKVAMQTIPNAALGEIVR, encoded by the coding sequence ATGATCTCCATCAACGTCAATGGCGAAAACCGCCAGGTCGACGCGCCCGAGGACATGCCGCTGCTCTGGGCGCTGCGCGACGTGCTCGGCATGACCGGCACCAAGTTCGGCTGTGGCGTCGCGCAGTGCGGGGCCTGCACGGTCCATGTCGACGGGCAGGCCGTCCGCTCCTGCGTGCTGCCGATCGGCTCGCTCGACGGCGCCAAGGTCACGACGATCGAGGCGGTGGGCGACAGCGACTCAGGCAAGAAGGTCCAGCAGGCCTGGCTCGACGTCGAGGTCGTGCAATGCGGCTACTGTCAGTCCGGCCAGATCATGAGCGCGGCGGCCCTCATCGCCCACACGCCGAACCCGACCGACGCAGACATCGATCAGGCGATGTCGGGAAACATCTGCCGCTGCGGCACTTATGCGCGCATCCGCCAGGCCATCAAGCAGGCCGCGACCGGCGAGAAGGTCGCGATGCAGACCATCCCGAACGCAGCCCTCGGGGAGATCGTCCGATGA